A stretch of DNA from Candidatus Palauibacter polyketidifaciens:
TGCTCGCGGCACGGGCCGAACTGGAGAATCTGGCGCGGTACGAGCGTGAAGATCCCACGTGGGCGGACTCGAGTCTCGCCACGTACGCCGAACTGCGGGAACGGTGGCCAGACCATGTCGACGGCTATCTCAAGGCGGCCGAGGCTCTCTTCCGGGCCAATCGACCCGAGGAAGCTCTGCCGCTGATCGAGCAAGCGGTCGCCCTCGCACCCGGCTCCGTGGACGTCCGGCAGTGGCACTGGTGGATTCTGTTCGAGTCGGATGCGCTACCCACCGACGAGCGCCGCCCGGCGGTGGAAGCCAGCATCGCGGAGTTTCGCGACGCGGCGCCCGAGTCGCTTCGCAGTCTCTCCGTGATGGCAAGCATGTACCGCGATCTGGAAGACGATGATCGCGCAGAAGAACTGGAGGCAATGGTCGTCGAGCGGGAGCCGGAGAGCCGCCACGCCCTGTTGGTCTACGTCGGAAGGCAGCGCGCCGCAGAGGAGGAGCGGCGCCGGATCCTCGAAGAGCATGGCCAGGAGTCGCCCGAATACCAGGCTCAACTCGCGGGCGTGCGCGATGCAGTCCACGAATTCCTCGATCGTCCCCACTACAACGACAGGTACACCGGCGGCGCATACATCGATCTCTTCAACGCCCTGCGGCAGATGGACCCCGTACCGGCGGAAGAGTTGGCCGACGCGGTGCGCGGCCTCGCCGCGAACGCGAGGGGCACGCCCCCCTGGATCACCTATCTGCAGGCACCGCGAGCGATGGTCGAACATACACCCTACGCGCTCGAGGCGGTCGAGATTGCCCGCGAAGGGTTCCAGGCTATGATCGATTACTACCGGGAAACGCGGAGTTTCTTCGATACGGAGGGGGAGTTCGACCAAGCTATCCGTGCCGCTCTCAGCGAGGGTCATGACGTGATGGGTTGGGGCCTCGCCAAGGGCGGACGAAGTGAAGATGCGCGTCACACGCTCGAACGTGCGCTCGTCCTCTGGGGAGAGAATCCTTTGGCCCGTTACCACATTGGACAACTGTATGAGGAGCGGGCCGCCGAAGCGGCCGAGCGACAGGACGAGGAAGAAGCGGCGCGCTGGCTGGATCAGGCCGAGGATTCCTACATCGCGGGCTTCGGTGCCAGCCGGCGCGAAAACCCGAACGAGGCGGCGCTCGAAGCGCTCTATGAGAGCCGCAACGGGAGCCGCGAGGGGATCGAGGAGTACCTCGCGACGCTCGATGAGCGGGACCGGATCCGGCGGCACGAGCGGATCATGGAGTCACGGGTGGAGGCGGCGGGGACGTACGAACCGTTCACGCTCGCTCGACTCGACGGCGAGATGGTCGACTCCGCGGACCTCGACGGGAAGATCGCCGTGCTGCACTTCTGGGGGACGTGGTGCGGACCGTGCGTCGTCGAGATGCCGGAATACCAGAAGTTCGACGAACGCTACCGCGACGACGCCGAGGTCGCGGTCCTATCGATCAGCAACGACCGCACGACCGAGGTGATCGAAGACTACCTGGCGAAGAACGACTTCGACTTCACCGTGCTCGTCGACGACGACTACGTGACGCGCGCGGGCGTGAGCGCCTGGCCGACCACCTGGTTTGTCGACCGGGAGGGCTACGTACAGTTCGTGAAGATCGGCACCGCGCTGAAACTGGACGAAGAGTTCTCCTGGCGCGTCGAGGCCCTGCGCGAAGCCGACGGCACGCGCTGACGTCGCCGGCGGCGATGGTCCCTTACCAGCGGAAGGCGGTTCGGGCGGCCTCCGCGGCCAGCAGCGTCCGTAGGTGCCGGGCTGTGTCGAGGGGCAGGTAGGGGATTTCGACCTTGTGGGAGGCGGCCCCTGCTCCGGCCGTGTCCACGCGGAGGCTGGCCATACCCCGCCAGCGGTCGATCGGGGACGCGCGCAGCGCCACGACCTGGATGCGGGTGTAGCGGGCGATGGTCGTGCGACGCCACAGCCAGCCGCTTCGGAACCAGACCATGTCGTCCTTTAGCGCCCACCCGAGGCAGGCGACGTAGCGCCGCGCGTAGAACACGGCCCAGGCCAGAAAGACGGCGTGGAAGGCAACACCCCAGGCGCCGAGGGTGAAGTAGATCGGAACGGACGCTAGCGTGGCGAGGAAGCACGTTCCCCTCACGACGCGCCTGAACGCGAGCGGGGACACGGGCTCCCAGTTGACCTCGGGGGCGTCCAGCTCCGGGATCACCTCCCGGAGGAACTCGCGCAGGCGTTCCCGCCGAAGGATCGGCGCGAGTTGGTGCCGGTGCGGATCCGCGTTCCCCTGCGGCCCGGCCTGGCTTCCTCCGGCGGTCTGGACGCCCACGGCGACGCGGCCCGCCCAGCGCTGCAGCGGCCCCTCGTGGATCGTCACCGTCTGAACGCGCCGCAGCGGGATCGTGGCGGCGACCTGCGTCAGCATCCCGAACGTGGCGCGCAGCCCCTCCTCGGACCGCACGACCCGGTAGTTGTGGAGGCGGACGAGCGTCCAGGCGACGGAAAGCAGTCGAGCGAAGATCACGAAGGCGACGACCAGCACCGAAATGGCGGCCACGGTCGCCACGATGCCGGCCGCCACCACGTCCGCCGCCGCGCCCTCGACCGCCGGGCCGATCCACGACTGCTCCCCGGCGACCCAATCGGAGGCCCGTTCGACGAACCCCAGTTCCCACGCGAGGCCGAAGGCGGCCGCGATCAACACCATGCCGCGGTTCTGGAGCAGGCCGTGGAGCAGGAGTTCGCGCCCGGGAAGATGCAGCAGCGTGCGGCCCTCCGAGGAATCGGCCGAGGCAAGATCCGCCGCCGCTGGCTCGGTGGGTATGCCGGTCGCCGCCTCCCCGGCACTCGTCGCCACCACGGCGGGAGTCGCCGCGTCCCCCGCAGCCGCCGTCTCGCCGGCGGCCTCCCGCTTTCCCTCGCGCACTCGCGCCCGCAGCGCTTCGAGGGCCGGCAGGGGGAGGACGGTCAGCGTCGCCTCGGGTTCCTGTCCCCCGCCCGTCTGGAGCTTGACCTCCACGACACCCAGCACGCGGTGGAACACGCCTTGTACGGCGTCGAGGTTCTGGATCCGCGCGTAGGGGACGTGCCGCTCGCGCCGAAACAGGAGACCGCTCCGGATCACGAGTTCCGCCTCCTCGTACCAGTACCGGAACGTCAGGTAGCGGACCACGGCACCCACCACGAAGGGGATGAGTCCGATGAGAAGGACAGAACGCATCTCCACGACGCCCAGGAAGTTGGCCGAGGCGCCTCCGATGATCAGGGGCAGGATCGCCCGCCGGAGTTGACTTGCGAGCGAGAAGCCGACGGAGAGCGGGTGCAGCCGGTGCTCGATGGCCCCGGCGGGCGCCGCCGCCTCAGACGGCATCGTCCCCCGCGGGCGGCAGGAGATGATCCCGGATGCGGAGCGCGGTTTCGTGCTCCAGGCCGTCGAGGGAGACCTTGGCGTGGTCGGTGCCCGCAGTGTAGATGCCCAGCGTCCCGAGGCCGTACTTCCGCTCGAGCGGCCCCTGCGACACGTCGGTGTGCTGGACGCGGGAGCGCGCCACGCTGATCGCCTGCCGCCAGATCACGCCCTTGCGGATCTCGATCCCGTCCGGGTGCACGGCGTAGGACGCGTGGCGGTGGTGAAGGACGGGCCACCGGTACAGCCACCAGCCGAGCCCGCCCGTGACAACGGCCCAGACGCTCACGAGCCCCGCCACGACGCCGGGTGGCGGCCCGGCCGCGGCCCACAGCAGGCCGACCGCGATGCCGAGCGGGAGCGAGACGCACGCCGTGACGATGCCGCCGATCGTGCGCTGCAGCGGGATCACCTTCGGATTGAGTGAACGGCGCACCCCGTCGGCAATGCCGCCGGCCGCCGTCTCCGCGGAGCCCGCCGTATCGGTCGTCGCCGCCGTTTCCGGCGTTGCCGGCGTCTCGATGCTGTGCGTCGACTCGTTCATGTGGACAAGTTACGCTGATCGAACGGTTTTCGTGTCGGCGCTCCGGACCGGCGGGAACCGGCCGGTGATCCGAGGGAGGCAGCCGTGAGTGCCGCGGAGTCACGCAGCGACGAAGAACTGCTCGCCGAGTGCACCGTCGAGACGTTCCGGGCCGGAGGTCCGGGCGGCCAGCACCAGAACAAGACGGAGTCGGCCGTCCGGCTCACGCACCGTCCCACCGGCATCGTCGTGACCGCGCGCGAGTCCCGCAGCCAGCACCGCAACCGGGCCCGTGCCCTGGAGCGGCTCCGCGCCGCCCTGCGCGAACGCGAGCACACGCCGCAACCCCGCCGCCCGACGAAGCCCACCCGAGCCTCCCGCGAGGAGCGGCTGGAAAAGAAACGGCGCCGCTCCCTCACGAAGAGGCAGCGGCGCCGTCCCGAGTCCGACGAGTAGCCACCGCGGGTTGAACGCCCCCGGTCGCGTCAGGTCGTCGTCGTCGTCACCCGCCGCGCCGGCCGGTTCCTGTATTCCTCCCACAGGCTGTCGTGCTTGTTGTCCAGGTCGGACGGCACGCCCTTGATGAACACCCACTCGATCCGGGTCGTGATCTCGAGCGGATCGCCGTCGGTCACGATCAGGTTCCCCACCTTCCCGATCTCCAGCGACCCCAGCCGGTCGTCCACGCCGAGCACGCGCGCCGGGGCCAGCGTCACCGCCTCCAGCGCCGCCTCCTTCGAGAGCCCCCACGACACGGAGTTCGCGGCCTCGTAGGGCAGTGTCCGCGCGTCGGACGAGTTGAAGGTCGCGAACGCGATCTCGACTCCCGCGTCGTGCAACACGCCGGGGAGCGTGTTCGGATCGTCGTACGCGGTGTCCTCGCCCTGCGGCAGCCGCTGCACCGGCCCCAGGATCACGGGGATGTTCTTCTCGGCCAGCGTGCCGGCGATCTCGCGCGCGCCGTTTCCGCCCGCGATGACGAGGTCCAGGTTCCATTTCTCCGCGAACTCGATGGCCGACTCGATTTCGCGCCATCCGTTCGCGCGCACGATGACCTTCATCCCCCGGTCGAGGACGCGCGACAGGTGCTCGAGCTGGATGTTGCGGGGCACGCGGCTCGATCCGGACGCCACCGCCTGCCGGTAGTGCTCCGCGGCGACGAACCACGAATCCATCTCCGCCACTTCCTCGTCAAAGCGCTCCTGCGCCCGCCGGAAGGAACGACCCCCTGCCGGGCGGCCGAAGCCGGCGAAGGCGCGGAACCCCGTCGACAGCGTGGGCCAGCCGATGATCATGGCCGCGGTCTTCTCGATCTCCATCTCCTCCACCGTCCAGCCGTCGAGGTGGACGAGCGTGGCCTGGCCCTGAATGCCGGAGCCTCCGCCGCCGAAGCCGCGCCCTCCCCCGCCGGGCGCGACCATCGAGTGCGTGATCCCGTTCGCGCGCGCGACCGGGATGTGCTCGCTGGCGGGGTGGATCGCCGTATGCGCGTTGAGATGCGGGTTCCAGCGCCCCAGCTCGCCCGAGTCGTTCGTCACCGCGACGGCCCCGACTTCCGTGAGCCCGAGCGAGCTGAACGAATCGATCATGCCGGGAAAGACGTGCTTCCCTTCCCCGTCGATGATCTCGGCGTCCGCCGGGATATCCACATCGCTTCCGACCGCGATGATGCGGCCGTCCCGGATCACGATCGTCCCGCCCTCGATCACTCCGTCGGCCACCGTGTGAATCGTGGCCCCCTGCACCGCGAACGTGCCGCCGTCCTGCGCGGCGGCCTCAGCCGGCAGGGCGAGTCCGACGGCCCCAAGGACGGCCGCCGCCGCGACGATCGACTTCACCATGCGTGTCATCGTTCACCTCCGGGCTGCCGCCCCGGCTCGCGCTCGTTATCCGAGTCGTCGCCCTCGTCCGCCTCGCCGAGCATCTCTCGCAACTCCGCCTTCTCGGCCGCGATCTCCACCCGCATCGCCATGTCCGCGTCGACGTCGAACACCACCTCGCCGTCGATATACGTCGTCCGGACCCGGGCGTAGGAGGAGAGCGGATAGTTCTCCCACAGGACGATGTCCGCGTCCTTCCCCGCCTCCAGCGAACCCACGCGGTCGTCGATCAGGAGCTGGAAGGCCGGGTTGATCGTGACGGTGGCGAGGGCCTCGGCTTCGCTCAGGCCACCCCACTTCATCGTCTTGGCGGCCTCCTGGTTCAGGTGCCGCCCCTCTTCTCCGCTGTCGGAGTTGATGGAGACGTTGACGCCGCGCTGCGTCATGATCGCGGCGTTGTGCGGGATCGCCTCGTAGGCCTCCATCTTGTAGGCCCACCAGTCGGAGAACGTGGAGGCGTGGGCCCCGTGCTCCGCCATCTCGTCGGCCACGCGGTAGCCTTCCAGGACGTGCTGGAACACGTGGATGCGGAAGCCGAACTCCTCGGCCACCCGCATGAGCTGCAGGATCTCGTCCGCGCGATAGCTGTGCGCGTGCACGTAGCGGGTGCCTTCGAGGACCTCGACGAGCGGATCCATGGTCAGGTTGCGGCGCGGCGGGATCGCGTCGCGGTCACCGTCGGCCACGCGCGCCCGGTAGGTGTCCCACTCGGCCTTGTACTCGCTGGCCTCGATGAAGGCCTGCCGGACCACGTCCATCACCCCCATGCGGGAGGCGGGATAGCGCGCCTCCTGGCCGGGGAGGGTGGGGCTCCCGGCCCGCTTCGGGTTCTCGCCCAGCGCGAACTTGATGGTGGGCGGCGCGCCCTGGAAGAGGAGGCCCTGCGCGTCCGCGCCCCAACGGTGCTTGATCACGGCGTTGTTGCCGCCGATCGGGTTCGCGCTCCCGTGCATGACGTGCGACGTCGTCGTGCCGCCCGCCGCCTCGCGGTAGATCGCGATGTCCGTCGGGTCGATCACGTCGTGGATCGAAACCATGGAGGAGACGGAGACCGCCCCCTCGTTGATCGCGTCGGCCGCGATGTGGGAGTGGGCATCGACGATGCCGGGCGTGACGTACTTGCCCGTGCCGTCGATGACCAGCGCGTCGGAGGGCGCATCCACCTCGGAGGCCGGACCGACGGCCACGATGCGCCCGCTCTCGAACAGGACGGCGCCGTCCTCGATCCGCCCGGCGTCCGCCGCAGTGAGAATCGTCGCGCCCGTGATGAGGATCGGCTGCTCCTGCGCGGCAACCCCGCCCGGGGCCGCGAGCGCGACGGCGAACGCCAAGCCGAGCGCCAGGCATCCGGCTCCGACTCGCTCGGCAGCCCGTGTCATCGGATGTCTCATCGGACACCTCCTCCGGGCCTCGTGCCCGTGAAGTCCATGTTGCGCATGCCACCGAAGGAAGCGTTCCCCTCGATCGAATCGCCCTCGACCGTGCCGGTGTAGACGATCTCCACGTCCATGCC
This window harbors:
- a CDS encoding TlpA disulfide reductase family protein, producing the protein MSTRSRRSGPKAGLFLPLVMFAGALLGACGDGAAPPDYTAEELEAAKAALRDHTRLRTFAAGKPFGEQWVARAPDDAELRALYAEQLAGWRLSKELEGQADVLLSDDPDNPWGSYIRALGHLAAYESDLALEPGRRAWEALPRPEVAAAYARAMRTDDFDAALEFIGTLDPEIGGSAEVLAARAELENLARYEREDPTWADSSLATYAELRERWPDHVDGYLKAAEALFRANRPEEALPLIEQAVALAPGSVDVRQWHWWILFESDALPTDERRPAVEASIAEFRDAAPESLRSLSVMASMYRDLEDDDRAEELEAMVVEREPESRHALLVYVGRQRAAEEERRRILEEHGQESPEYQAQLAGVRDAVHEFLDRPHYNDRYTGGAYIDLFNALRQMDPVPAEELADAVRGLAANARGTPPWITYLQAPRAMVEHTPYALEAVEIAREGFQAMIDYYRETRSFFDTEGEFDQAIRAALSEGHDVMGWGLAKGGRSEDARHTLERALVLWGENPLARYHIGQLYEERAAEAAERQDEEEAARWLDQAEDSYIAGFGASRRENPNEAALEALYESRNGSREGIEEYLATLDERDRIRRHERIMESRVEAAGTYEPFTLARLDGEMVDSADLDGKIAVLHFWGTWCGPCVVEMPEYQKFDERYRDDAEVAVLSISNDRTTEVIEDYLAKNDFDFTVLVDDDYVTRAGVSAWPTTWFVDREGYVQFVKIGTALKLDEEFSWRVEALREADGTR
- a CDS encoding PH domain-containing protein, which translates into the protein MPSEAAAPAGAIEHRLHPLSVGFSLASQLRRAILPLIIGGASANFLGVVEMRSVLLIGLIPFVVGAVVRYLTFRYWYEEAELVIRSGLLFRRERHVPYARIQNLDAVQGVFHRVLGVVEVKLQTGGGQEPEATLTVLPLPALEALRARVREGKREAAGETAAAGDAATPAVVATSAGEAATGIPTEPAAADLASADSSEGRTLLHLPGRELLLHGLLQNRGMVLIAAAFGLAWELGFVERASDWVAGEQSWIGPAVEGAAADVVAAGIVATVAAISVLVVAFVIFARLLSVAWTLVRLHNYRVVRSEEGLRATFGMLTQVAATIPLRRVQTVTIHEGPLQRWAGRVAVGVQTAGGSQAGPQGNADPHRHQLAPILRRERLREFLREVIPELDAPEVNWEPVSPLAFRRVVRGTCFLATLASVPIYFTLGAWGVAFHAVFLAWAVFYARRYVACLGWALKDDMVWFRSGWLWRRTTIARYTRIQVVALRASPIDRWRGMASLRVDTAGAGAASHKVEIPYLPLDTARHLRTLLAAEAARTAFRW
- a CDS encoding PH domain-containing protein, producing the protein MNESTHSIETPATPETAATTDTAGSAETAAGGIADGVRRSLNPKVIPLQRTIGGIVTACVSLPLGIAVGLLWAAAGPPPGVVAGLVSVWAVVTGGLGWWLYRWPVLHHRHASYAVHPDGIEIRKGVIWRQAISVARSRVQHTDVSQGPLERKYGLGTLGIYTAGTDHAKVSLDGLEHETALRIRDHLLPPAGDDAV
- a CDS encoding peptide chain release factor-like protein, encoding MSAAESRSDEELLAECTVETFRAGGPGGQHQNKTESAVRLTHRPTGIVVTARESRSQHRNRARALERLRAALREREHTPQPRRPTKPTRASREERLEKKRRRSLTKRQRRRPESDE
- a CDS encoding amidohydrolase family protein, yielding MTRMVKSIVAAAAVLGAVGLALPAEAAAQDGGTFAVQGATIHTVADGVIEGGTIVIRDGRIIAVGSDVDIPADAEIIDGEGKHVFPGMIDSFSSLGLTEVGAVAVTNDSGELGRWNPHLNAHTAIHPASEHIPVARANGITHSMVAPGGGGRGFGGGGSGIQGQATLVHLDGWTVEEMEIEKTAAMIIGWPTLSTGFRAFAGFGRPAGGRSFRRAQERFDEEVAEMDSWFVAAEHYRQAVASGSSRVPRNIQLEHLSRVLDRGMKVIVRANGWREIESAIEFAEKWNLDLVIAGGNGAREIAGTLAEKNIPVILGPVQRLPQGEDTAYDDPNTLPGVLHDAGVEIAFATFNSSDARTLPYEAANSVSWGLSKEAALEAVTLAPARVLGVDDRLGSLEIGKVGNLIVTDGDPLEITTRIEWVFIKGVPSDLDNKHDSLWEEYRNRPARRVTTTTT
- a CDS encoding amidohydrolase family protein; translation: MRHPMTRAAERVGAGCLALGLAFAVALAAPGGVAAQEQPILITGATILTAADAGRIEDGAVLFESGRIVAVGPASEVDAPSDALVIDGTGKYVTPGIVDAHSHIAADAINEGAVSVSSMVSIHDVIDPTDIAIYREAAGGTTTSHVMHGSANPIGGNNAVIKHRWGADAQGLLFQGAPPTIKFALGENPKRAGSPTLPGQEARYPASRMGVMDVVRQAFIEASEYKAEWDTYRARVADGDRDAIPPRRNLTMDPLVEVLEGTRYVHAHSYRADEILQLMRVAEEFGFRIHVFQHVLEGYRVADEMAEHGAHASTFSDWWAYKMEAYEAIPHNAAIMTQRGVNVSINSDSGEEGRHLNQEAAKTMKWGGLSEAEALATVTINPAFQLLIDDRVGSLEAGKDADIVLWENYPLSSYARVRTTYIDGEVVFDVDADMAMRVEIAAEKAELREMLGEADEGDDSDNEREPGRQPGGER